The following proteins come from a genomic window of Falco rusticolus isolate bFalRus1 chromosome 9, bFalRus1.pri, whole genome shotgun sequence:
- the FIBCD1 gene encoding fibrinogen C domain-containing protein 1, with product MGNERWKTMGGASQLEDGQQEKSQRMSCGYILCTVLLSVAVLLAVTVTGAILFMNHYHTPVTESPPVISTNPEEANALVTIEKADSSRINIFIDPNCPDAAGTFGRLEGLQTSLLRAVTDHDAEVKATKSQQKALLVTVADEVAKLLTHAVQLRADCDGLKKGHSAMGQELSALQGEQGRLIQLLSESQTNMARLVSSVSDILDMLQKERGSARPRLKADLQRAPARGARPRGCSNGSRPRDCFDIYASGQQEDGIYSIFPTHYPSGFQVYCDMTTDGGGWTVFQRREDGSVNFFRGWEAYRDGFGKLTGEHWLGLKRIHVLTVQGSYELRIDLEDFDNGTAFAHYGSFGVGLFSVDPEEDGYPVSVADYSGTAGDSFLKHNGMKFTTKDLDNDHSENNCAAFYHGAWWYRNCHTSNLNGQYLKGHHSSYADGIEWSSWTGWQYSLKFTEMKIRPVREEN from the exons ATGGGGAACGAGCGCTGGAAAACCATGGGAGGAGCCTCGCAACTTGAGGACGGGCAGCAGGAGAAATCGCAG AGGATGAGCTGCGGGTATATCCTGTGCACCGTCCTGCTCTCGGTGGCCGTCCTCCTGGCAGTGACAGTCACGGGGGCCATCCTCTTCATGAACCACTACCACACGCCCGTCACCGAGTCACCCCCTGTCATCAGCACCAACCCTGAGGAAGCCAATGCACTGGTCACCATCGAGAAAGCCGACAGCTCCCGCATCAACATCTTCATTGACCCCAACTGCCCTGATGCGGCGGGCACCTTCGGGCGCCTGGAGGGGCTGCAGACCTCCCTGCTGCGCGCCGTCACTGACCACGATGCTGAGGTGAAAGCCACCAAGAGCCAGCAGAAAGCCCTGCTGGTCACGGTGGCGGACGAGGTGGCCAAGCTGCTGACACATGCTGTGCAGCTGCGTGCCGACTGCGATGGCCTCAAGAAGGGGCACAGTGCCATGGGGCAGGAGCTCAGCGccctgcagggagagcagggcaggctcATCCAG CTACTCTCGGAGAGCCAGACCAACATGGCTCGGCTGGTGAGCTCCGTCAGTGACATCCTTGACATGCTGCAAAAGGAGCGTGGCAGTGCCCGGCCCCGGCTCAAGGCTGACCTGCAGCGAGCACCAGCCAGGGGAgcgcggccccggggctgcTCCAATG GCTCCCGGCCCCGAGACTGCTTTGACATCTATGCGAGTGGACAGCAAGAGGATGGGATTTACTCCATCTTCCCCACGCACTACCCCTCCGGCTTCCAGGTCTACTGCGACATGACGACTGATGGGGGCGGCTGGACG GTGTTTCAGCGGCGGGAGGACGGCTCTGTGAACTTCTTCCGTGGCTGGGAAGCTTACCGGGATGGCTTTGGGAAGCTGACGGGAGAGCACTGGTTAG GGTTGAAGCGGATCCATGTGCTGACAGTGCAGGGCAGCTACGAGCTCCGCATTGACCTGGAAGACTTTGACAACGGCACCGCCTTTGCCCACTACGGCAGCTTTGGCGTGGGGCTCTTCTCTGTTGACCCCGAGGAGGATGGGTACCCTGTCTCCGTCGCCGACTACTCGGGGACGGCAG GTGACTCCTTCCTGAAGCACAATGGGATGAAGTTCACCACCAAGGACCTGGACAACGACCACTCGGAGAACAACTGTGCAGCTTTCTACCACGGTGCCTGGTGGTACCGCAACTGCCACACCTCCAACCTCAACGGTCAGTACCTCAAGGGCCACCACAGCTCCTATGCCGACGGCATCGAGTGGTCTTCCTGGACCGGCTGGCAGTACTCCCTCAAGTTCACCGAGATGAAGATCCGGCCTGTCCGGGAGGAGAATTAG
- the LOC119153660 gene encoding orexigenic neuropeptide QRFP produces MRAPYSLSCLFLLSLGACFPPSERREPGDPGEGTLLSPSWQVAAAKDVGAGRRAGAKQRRSEELSALLGIIRELRGYGKEGARQRPGRQGGSELLPVGGEKRSGTLGNLAEELNGYNRKKGGFTFRFGR; encoded by the coding sequence ATGAGAGCCCCCTACTCACtgtcctgcctcttcctcctgagCCTGGGGGCCTGCTTCCCCCCCAGCGAGCGGCGGGAGCCGGGAGACCCCGGGGAAGGgaccctgctcagccccagctggcaGGTGGCAGCAGCCAAGGACGTGGGTGCCGGCCGGAGGGCAGGAGCGAAGCAGAGGCGAAGCGAGGAGCTGAGCGCGCTGCTGGGCATCATCCGGGAGCTGCGGGGCTACGGCAAGGAGGGGGCCAGGCAGCGgccgggcaggcaggggggctcCGAGCTGCTGCCGGTGGGAGGGGAGAAGCGCAGTGGCACCCTGGGGAACCTGGCCGAGGAGCTCAACGGctacaacaggaaaaaagggggCTTCACCTTCCGCTTCGGGAGATGA